A window of Flavobacteriales bacterium contains these coding sequences:
- the rpsS gene encoding 30S ribosomal protein S19: MARSLKKGPFIHFKLQKKVESNIASGKNNVIKTWSRASMISPEFVGQTIAVHNGRQFIPVFITENMVGHKLGEFSPTRTFRGHGGNKKK, encoded by the coding sequence ATGGCTAGATCATTAAAGAAAGGTCCATTTATACACTTTAAACTTCAAAAGAAAGTTGAAAGTAACATTGCTTCTGGTAAAAATAACGTAATCAAAACGTGGTCTCGTGCCTCAATGATTTCACCAGAATTTGTTGGACAAACTATTGCAGTTCATAATGGAAGACAATTTATCCCTGTTTTTATCACTGAAAACATGGTAGGTCACAAATTAGGCGAATTTTCTCCAACTCGTACCTTTAGAGGTCACGGTGGTAACAAGAAAAAATAA
- the rpsQ gene encoding 30S ribosomal protein S17 produces MRNLRKERIGVVTSNKMDKSIVVSVVRKEKHPLYGKFVMKTSKFTAHDEKNDCNSGDTVKIMETRPISKNKCWRLVEIIERAK; encoded by the coding sequence ATGAGAAACCTAAGAAAAGAAAGAATCGGTGTTGTAACAAGTAACAAAATGGATAAGTCCATAGTTGTTTCTGTTGTAAGAAAAGAAAAACACCCACTATATGGAAAGTTTGTTATGAAGACTAGTAAGTTTACTGCTCATGACGAAAAAAATGACTGTAATAGTGGTGATACCGTTAAAATTATGGAAACTCGTCCAATCAGTAAGAACAAATGTTGGAGATTAGTTGAAATTATAGAAAGAGCTAAATAA
- the rplR gene encoding 50S ribosomal protein L18, with the protein MAFSKESRRNKIRTRVRAAISGTPEMPRLAVFRSNKEIYVQLINDIDGKTIAAASSKDIKGTKIEQAGAVGKAIAEKCIAAGVSKVVFDRGGYLYHGRVKALAEGARESGLKF; encoded by the coding sequence ATGGCGTTTTCAAAAGAATCAAGAAGAAATAAAATTAGAACAAGAGTAAGAGCTGCTATTTCTGGAACACCAGAAATGCCAAGGCTTGCCGTTTTCAGAAGTAATAAAGAAATCTACGTGCAGCTAATCAATGATATTGATGGTAAAACTATTGCAGCAGCTTCTTCTAAAGACATTAAAGGAACAAAAATTGAACAAGCGGGTGCTGTAGGTAAGGCTATTGCTGAAAAATGTATTGCTGCTGGTGTATCAAAAGTTGTTTTTGATAGAGGTGGCTACCTTTACCATGGTAGAGTTAAGGCTTTAGCAGAAGGTGCTCGTGAATCAGGATTAAAATTTTAA
- the rplP gene encoding 50S ribosomal protein L16 produces MLQPKKTKFRKMQKGKMKGYAQRGSQLSFGSFGIKALEETWITARQIEAARIAVTRYMKRQGQVWIRIFPDKPVTSKPAEVRMGKGKGAPEYWAAVVRPGRMLFECDGVSKEVAQEALRLAAQKLPIKTKFVVRRDYVEA; encoded by the coding sequence ATGTTACAGCCAAAGAAGACAAAGTTTAGAAAAATGCAAAAGGGCAAAATGAAAGGTTATGCCCAAAGAGGTAGCCAATTATCTTTTGGTTCTTTCGGAATAAAAGCATTAGAAGAAACCTGGATTACTGCTCGTCAGATTGAAGCTGCTCGTATTGCGGTAACTCGTTATATGAAAAGACAGGGGCAAGTATGGATACGCATTTTTCCAGATAAACCTGTTACATCTAAACCTGCCGAAGTAAGAATGGGTAAAGGTAAAGGTGCTCCTGAATATTGGGCTGCAGTTGTCAGACCCGGTAGAATGCTTTTTGAATGCGACGGTGTTTCTAAAGAAGTAGCACAAGAAGCACTGCGTTTAGCAGCTCAAAAGTTACCAATTAAAACAAAATTTGTCGTTCGTAGAGACTACGTTGAGGCTTAA
- the rplB gene encoding 50S ribosomal protein L2 — protein sequence MGLRKLKPTTPGQRFKVVNDFEQLTTGNNPVKSLILKKSKSGGRNNTGKMTMRHTGGGHKKRYRVIDFKRNKFGIPAVVSTVEYDPNRTAFIALLNYADGEKRYIICPNGLKVGQTIVSGKDATPEVGNALYLADIPLGATIHNIELRPGQGGVMVRSAGAYAQLMARDGKYAIVKLASGEVRMILQTCLATIGTVSNSEHSLQNSGKAGRSRWLGRRPRTRPVAMNPVDHPMGGGEGRASGGHPRSRNGIPAKGYKTRAKKNNSNIYIVERRKK from the coding sequence ATGGGATTAAGAAAACTAAAACCAACAACACCAGGACAACGTTTCAAAGTCGTAAATGATTTTGAACAATTAACAACGGGCAATAACCCTGTTAAGTCGCTTATTTTGAAGAAGTCAAAATCTGGTGGTAGAAATAACACTGGTAAAATGACAATGCGCCACACTGGTGGTGGTCATAAGAAAAGATACAGAGTTATCGACTTTAAAAGAAATAAGTTCGGTATCCCTGCAGTAGTAAGCACTGTAGAGTATGATCCAAACAGAACAGCTTTTATTGCTCTTTTGAACTATGCAGATGGTGAGAAACGATATATTATCTGTCCTAACGGATTAAAAGTTGGTCAGACTATAGTATCTGGAAAAGATGCAACACCTGAAGTTGGTAATGCATTATACCTTGCAGATATTCCGCTAGGAGCTACTATCCATAATATTGAATTAAGACCTGGTCAAGGTGGAGTTATGGTTAGAAGTGCGGGTGCTTATGCACAACTTATGGCGCGAGACGGCAAGTATGCTATCGTTAAATTAGCTTCAGGTGAAGTAAGAATGATTTTACAAACGTGTTTAGCTACAATAGGTACTGTTTCAAATTCGGAACACAGTTTACAAAACTCAGGTAAGGCTGGTAGAAGTCGTTGGTTGGGTAGAAGACCAAGAACAAGACCAGTAGCGATGAACCCTGTTGATCACCCAATGGGTGGTGGTGAAGGTAGAGCATCTGGTGGTCATCCAAGATCAAGAAATGGTATACCTGCTAAAGGCTACAAGACACGTGCTAAAAAGAATAATTCTAATATATACATTGTCGAAAGACGTAAGAAATAA
- the rplE gene encoding 50S ribosomal protein L5: MYTPRLKTKYSEEIVARLQEKYSYKSIMQVPKLQKICLNQGLGDAVTDKKMVEHACDEMTLITGQKAVSTKSKKDISNFKLRKGMPIGARVTLRGDKMYEFLDRFITSSLPRVRDFRGINPTGFDGRGNYNLGIKEQIIFPEIDIDKVNKITGMDITFVTSAPTDEEAKSLLTEFGLPFKK; the protein is encoded by the coding sequence ATGTATACACCTAGATTAAAAACAAAATATTCAGAGGAAATTGTAGCAAGGCTACAAGAAAAGTACTCTTACAAGTCAATAATGCAAGTGCCAAAGCTCCAAAAGATTTGTTTAAATCAAGGTTTAGGTGACGCTGTTACTGATAAGAAAATGGTTGAGCATGCTTGTGATGAGATGACTTTAATCACTGGTCAGAAAGCAGTTTCAACGAAATCTAAAAAGGATATCTCTAACTTTAAATTAAGAAAGGGAATGCCTATCGGTGCTCGTGTAACATTAAGAGGTGATAAAATGTATGAATTTTTAGATCGTTTTATTACATCTTCTCTTCCTAGAGTACGTGATTTTAGAGGTATTAATCCAACTGGATTTGATGGACGAGGAAATTATAATTTGGGAATTAAAGAGCAAATTATATTTCCAGAAATCGACATCGATAAAGTGAATAAAATTACGGGTATGGATATTACATTTGTAACATCGGCACCTACGGATGAAGAAGCAAAGAGTCTATTAACAGAATTTGGTTTACCATTTAAAAAATAA
- the rpmC gene encoding 50S ribosomal protein L29, protein MKQSVIKEMATNELEALLETEQARLEKMKVNHMVSPLENPKQLTFARKTIARINTELRSRELIEAQN, encoded by the coding sequence ATGAAACAGTCAGTTATCAAAGAAATGGCAACTAATGAGCTTGAAGCTCTTCTTGAAACAGAGCAAGCTCGTTTAGAAAAAATGAAAGTAAACCATATGGTATCTCCATTAGAGAATCCTAAGCAACTTACTTTCGCTAGGAAAACAATAGCTAGAATTAATACAGAATTGAGATCTAGAGAATTAATTGAAGCACAAAATTAG
- the rplV gene encoding 50S ribosomal protein L22 → MGVRKRNTAEALKEARKNIAFAKLNNCPTSPRKMRLVADIIRGLDVEKALNILKFNSKEASGRLEKLLLSAIANWESKNEGSKIEDSNIYVKEITVDSGRMLKRVQPAPQGRAHRIRKRSNHVTIVLGSRTQENQDS, encoded by the coding sequence ATGGGAGTTAGAAAAAGAAATACTGCTGAAGCATTAAAAGAGGCTCGTAAAAATATAGCCTTTGCAAAACTTAACAATTGTCCTACATCTCCAAGAAAAATGAGATTAGTAGCCGATATTATCAGAGGCTTAGATGTTGAGAAAGCACTCAATATTTTGAAGTTTAATTCGAAAGAAGCATCAGGTAGGTTAGAGAAATTATTACTTTCTGCTATTGCAAATTGGGAATCTAAAAATGAAGGTTCTAAAATTGAGGATAGTAATATATATGTAAAAGAAATCACTGTGGATAGTGGAAGAATGCTTAAACGCGTTCAACCAGCTCCTCAAGGTAGAGCTCACAGAATTAGAAAAAGATCTAATCATGTAACAATTGTATTAGGTAGTAGAACACAAGAAAACCAAGATTCATAA
- the rplN gene encoding 50S ribosomal protein L14: MIQQESRLKVADNSGAKEVLCIKVLGGTKRRYASIGDTIVVTVKDAIPSGNIKKGTVAKAVVVRTRKETRRPDGSYIRFDDNACVLLNPTGEMRGTRIFGPVSRELRDKQFMKIVSLAPEVL, translated from the coding sequence ATGATACAACAAGAAAGTAGATTAAAAGTAGCCGATAACTCCGGAGCCAAAGAAGTTCTTTGTATTAAAGTTCTTGGTGGCACAAAAAGAAGATATGCTTCTATTGGTGATACTATTGTAGTCACAGTAAAAGATGCTATTCCTTCAGGAAATATCAAAAAAGGAACAGTAGCTAAGGCCGTTGTCGTTAGAACAAGAAAAGAAACACGTCGACCAGACGGTTCATACATACGTTTTGATGACAATGCGTGTGTATTATTGAACCCAACAGGAGAGATGAGAGGTACTCGTATTTTCGGGCCTGTTTCAAGAGAATTGAGAGATAAACAATTCATGAAAATTGTATCATTAGCACCTGAGGTGCTTTAA
- the rpsC gene encoding 30S ribosomal protein S3, producing MGQKTNPIGNRLGYIKGWDSNWYGGRNYGDKIAEDSKIRQYIGVRLSNASVARVVIERTLKMVTITIHTARPGIIIGKGGQEVDKLREELKKITKKEVQINIFEVKRPELDANLVAASIARQIEGRISFRRAIKMAIASTMRMGAEGIKVKISGRLNGAEMARSELFKDGRTPLHTFRADIDYALEEAHTTYGRIGVKVWICKGEVYGARDLSPNVGLGNKPNGPKGGGKFKRKRK from the coding sequence ATGGGACAAAAAACAAATCCAATAGGTAATAGATTAGGATACATCAAAGGATGGGATTCTAACTGGTATGGTGGAAGAAATTATGGTGACAAAATTGCTGAAGACAGTAAAATACGTCAATACATTGGTGTTAGGCTTTCTAATGCAAGTGTAGCAAGAGTTGTCATTGAAAGAACTCTTAAGATGGTAACCATTACTATTCATACTGCAAGACCAGGTATTATTATCGGAAAGGGTGGCCAAGAAGTTGACAAATTAAGAGAAGAACTTAAGAAAATTACTAAGAAAGAAGTTCAAATCAACATCTTTGAAGTAAAACGTCCTGAGTTAGATGCCAATCTTGTTGCTGCTAGTATTGCACGTCAAATTGAAGGCAGAATTTCTTTCCGTCGTGCTATTAAGATGGCTATTGCTAGTACTATGAGAATGGGTGCTGAAGGAATTAAAGTTAAAATCTCTGGCCGTTTGAATGGTGCTGAGATGGCACGTTCTGAACTCTTTAAAGATGGAAGAACTCCACTACATACTTTCAGAGCTGATATAGATTATGCTTTGGAAGAAGCTCACACCACCTATGGAAGAATTGGTGTTAAGGTGTGGATTTGTAAAGGTGAAGTATATGGTGCACGTGATTTATCACCAAATGTTGGTTTAGGCAATAAGCCTAACGGACCAAAAGGCGGAGGTAAGTTTAAAAGAAAAAGAAAGTAA
- the rpsH gene encoding 30S ribosomal protein S8, whose protein sequence is MYTDPIADYLTRIRNAAKAGHKVVMIPSSNTKKEMTKILKDKGYILNYKFEEDNKQGMIKIALKYNGSTPAFKKIERISKPGLRKYANKATMPRVLNGLGIAILSTSKGVITDKEAKNLNVGGEVLCYVY, encoded by the coding sequence ATGTACACAGACCCAATAGCAGATTATTTGACGCGTATTAGAAACGCAGCAAAAGCAGGACACAAAGTTGTTATGATTCCTTCTTCGAATACAAAGAAGGAAATGACAAAGATCTTAAAAGACAAAGGTTATATTTTAAACTATAAGTTTGAAGAAGATAACAAACAAGGTATGATTAAAATAGCCTTAAAATATAACGGTTCTACTCCTGCGTTTAAGAAAATTGAACGAATCAGTAAGCCTGGTTTAAGAAAATATGCTAATAAAGCGACTATGCCTAGAGTTCTTAATGGTTTAGGTATTGCAATTCTTTCAACTTCAAAAGGTGTTATTACTGATAAAGAAGCTAAGAATTTAAATGTTGGTGGCGAAGTATTGTGCTACGTTTATTAA
- the rpsN gene encoding 30S ribosomal protein S14 translates to MAKESMKAREVKRQKLVEKYAEKRAALKAAGDYEALQKLPKNASPVRLHNRCKLTGRPKGYMRQFGISRVTFREMANQGLIPGVKKASW, encoded by the coding sequence ATGGCTAAAGAATCAATGAAGGCAAGAGAGGTTAAGCGTCAAAAACTTGTCGAAAAATACGCAGAAAAAAGAGCAGCTTTAAAAGCAGCAGGTGACTATGAGGCTTTACAAAAGCTTCCTAAAAACGCTTCTCCTGTACGTTTGCATAATAGATGTAAACTAACTGGTCGTCCAAAAGGATATATGCGTCAGTTTGGTATCTCTAGGGTAACCTTTAGAGAAATGGCTAATCAAGGCCTTATACCAGGAGTTAAAAAAGCAAGTTGGTAA
- the rplX gene encoding 50S ribosomal protein L24, with protein MSKLHIKKGDTVKVIAGNSKGQEGKVIEVIISKSRALVEGVNMVSKHTKPNAASPQGGIIKKEASIHISNLMLVDPKSGDATRVGRKMDDKTGKLTRYSKKSGEVIK; from the coding sequence ATGTCGAAGTTACACATAAAAAAAGGAGATACTGTAAAGGTTATTGCTGGAAACTCAAAAGGTCAAGAGGGAAAAGTAATAGAAGTAATTATTTCTAAGTCTAGAGCACTAGTTGAAGGAGTAAATATGGTATCTAAACATACGAAGCCCAACGCTGCAAGTCCACAAGGTGGAATTATCAAGAAAGAGGCTTCTATTCATATTTCTAACCTTATGCTTGTTGATCCTAAATCGGGAGATGCAACTCGAGTAGGTAGAAAGATGGATGATAAAACAGGAAAATTAACACGTTATTCTAAAAAATCAGGGGAGGTAATTAAGTAA
- the rplF gene encoding 50S ribosomal protein L6, giving the protein MSRIGNNPIELPQGVTITVGDNNSVLVKGKLGELSKTFHADLTMKVEENSVAVERPSNSKEHKSFHGLTRSLLNNMIIGVNEGFKKELELVGVGYRASNSGQKLELALGFSHNVIFEIPTEVKVVTLSEKGKNPIITLTSMDNQLLGAVAAKIRSLRKPEPYKGKGIKYVGEQLRRKAGKTAAK; this is encoded by the coding sequence ATGTCTAGAATAGGAAATAACCCAATCGAATTACCTCAAGGAGTAACTATTACTGTAGGAGATAACAATTCAGTTCTTGTTAAGGGTAAACTTGGTGAATTATCAAAAACTTTTCATGCAGATTTGACCATGAAAGTTGAAGAAAATTCTGTTGCCGTTGAACGTCCTTCTAATAGTAAAGAACACAAATCTTTTCATGGACTTACAAGATCTTTACTAAACAATATGATTATTGGAGTTAATGAAGGTTTCAAAAAAGAATTAGAGTTAGTTGGGGTAGGATACCGTGCAAGTAACTCAGGGCAAAAATTAGAGTTAGCCTTAGGGTTTTCACACAATGTTATATTTGAAATACCTACAGAAGTAAAAGTAGTAACACTTTCAGAAAAAGGTAAAAATCCAATCATCACATTAACTTCTATGGATAACCAATTATTAGGAGCTGTTGCTGCCAAAATTCGTTCCCTAAGAAAGCCTGAGCCTTACAAAGGAAAAGGAATAAAATATGTAGGTGAGCAATTAAGAAGAAAAGCTGGTAAAACTGCTGCTAAATAA